From the genome of Eucalyptus grandis isolate ANBG69807.140 chromosome 2, ASM1654582v1, whole genome shotgun sequence, one region includes:
- the LOC104432975 gene encoding DNA (cytosine-5)-methyltransferase CMT3 codes for MEKKSSSCPFFSPLLLPLPPSLPRIRRFPPPLPPPPPADLSLSLSVSLTSPAAAGDNAKQEEIGGRSCFRVRQAGQGEKPKEAPPVELVVDEEQPQQLQLDEKLDAACEAPAKPAKKSVPPTRASAEEEEEKSECRVVGAPIRNEEARQKWPKRYLGAGKKKKVVSVNGNKEGDNSEEIIQAKCHYKKANVDGVFYDIGDDAYVKAGEGEDNYICKIVELFEAVDGSLHFCAQWYYRARDTVIKQLSYLIDDKRVFFSEIRDDNPLECLVEKLNIARVPLDVNLDAKRAAIPPCDYYCDTLYLLPYSTFKHLPIDQKVDGCETSSTISSDDVDMAGSTSEVNSKEISQKNNKGEVTLLDMYSGCGAMSTGLCLGANLSGLNLVTRWAVDMNEHACNSLKLNHPETEVRNESAEDFLMLLKEWQKLCMQFNLIKSDGQQLPYSDLFSVDDGTSNEEGDSDDDDGGSDGEVFEVEKVLAICYGDPKEKGDKALYFKVSWKGYGPDEDTWEPIDGLCNCCEKLKDFVVEGHKSKILPLPGDVHVICGGPPCQGISGFNRFRDKDNPLADVKNKQLLVFMEVVEFLKPRFVLMENVVDLVKFSNGFLGRYALGRLVQMNYQTRLGMMAAGAYGLPQFRMRCFLWGARPGEKLPQYPLPTHDVVVRGVIPIEFEMHTVAYDEGHSYELQKKLLLEDAISDLPPVGTHHGRDEMPYEKGPQTDFQRFIRSSAKEMMGITDNSVDSGRLLFDHRPLELNSDDYERVCRIPKKKGANFRDLPGVRVRPDNKVEWDPDVTRVYLDSGKPLVPDYAMTFVNGSSSKPFARVWWDETVPTVVTRAEPHNQAILHPEQDRVFTVRENARLQGFPDYYKLTGPIKERYIQVGNAVAVPVARALGCALAQAFQKSANEDPLFRLPDLFVNKFEQHSSASSENDA; via the exons ATGGAG AAGAAGAGCAGCAGCTGCCCTTTCTTCtcccctctccttcttcccctgcctccctccctccctcgcaTCCGTCGCTtcccgccgccgctgccgccgccgccgccggccgacctctctctctcactctctgtctctctgaCTTCCCCCGCGGCCGCCGGCGACAATGCCAAGCAAGAGGAAATCGGGGGCCGGAGCTGCTTCCGCGTCCGCCAAGCGGGGCAAGGGGAGAAGCCCAAGGAGGCGCCGCCGGTGGAGTTGGTGGTGGATGAGGAGCAGCCGCAGCAGCTGCAGCTCGACGAAAAGTTGGATGCCGCCTGCGAAGCGCCGGCCAAGCCGGCCAAGAAGAGCGTCCCCCCGACGAGGGCTAgtgccgaggaggaggaggagaagtcgGAGTGCCGGGTCGTTGGGGCTCCGATTCGCAACGAGGAAGCTCGCCAGAAATGGCCAAAGCGATACCTTGGTGCCGGCAAG AAGAAAAAGGTGGTCAGTGTAAACGGCAATAAAGA AGGGGATAACTCTGAAGAAATTATACAAGCCAAGTGCCACTATAAGAAGGCTAATGTCGATGGGGTTTTCTATGATATTGGTGATGATGCCTATGTGAAG GCTGGGGAAGGGGAGGACAACTATATCTGTAAGATTGTGGAATTGTTTGAGGCAGTCGATGGCTCACTTCACTTTTGTGCGCAATGGTATTACAGAGCTCGAGATACA GTCATCAAGCAGTTGTCCTACCTTATCGATGACAAGCGTGTATTCTTCTCAGAAATACGTGATGACAATCCTTTAGAATGCCTTGTTGAGAAGTTAAACATTGCTCGAGTGCCTCTCGAT GTTAATTTGGATGCAAAAAGAGCGGCAATTCCGCCATGTGACTATTATTGTGATACCTTGTATCTACTGCCTTACTCAACATTCAAACACTTACCTATAG ATCAAAAGGTCGATGGTTGTGAGACTTCATCAACCATTTCAAGTGATGATGTTGATATGGCTGGTTCAACATCCGAGGTGAATTCCAAGGAGATTTCCCAGAAGAATAACAAGGGGGAGGTGACATTACTAGATATGTATTCTGGTTGTGGTGCGATGTCCACAGGTTTATGTCTTGGAGCAAATCTTTCTGGTTTGAATCTTGTCACG AGATGGGCTGTCGACATGAACGAACATGCATGCAATAGTTTGAAACTAAACCACCCGGAGACAGAG GTGAGGAATGAGTCTGCAGAAGATTTCCTCATGCTGTTGAAGGAGTGGCAGAAATTGTGCATGCAATTTAACCTCATTAAAAGTGATGGTCAGCAGCTGCCATATTCTGATTTATTTAGCGTGGACGATGGAACAAGCAATGAGGAGGGAGATAGTGACGATGATGATGGGGGAAGTGATGGCGAGGTGTTTGAAGTAGAGAAAGTTCTAGCAATTTGTTATGGTGATCCCAAAGAGAAGGGAGACAAAGCATTGTATTTCAAG GTTTCATGGAAAGGCTATGGTCCTGATGAGGACACTTGGGAGCCAATTGATGGTTTATG CAACTGTTGCGAAAAACTAAAGGATTTCGTCGTTGAAGGTCACAAATCAAAGATTTTGCCTTTGCCT GGGGATGTACATGTGATCTGTGGTGGACCGCCTTGTCAAGGAATAAGTGGTTTCAACCGTTTTAGAGATAAGGACAATCCTTTGGCTGATGTGAAAAACAAGCAACTTCTCGTGTTTATGGAAGTTGTAGAGTTTTTGAAACCAAGGTTTGTTTTGATGGAGAATGTGGTGGACCTTGTTAAATTTTCTAATGGTTTCTTGGGAAGGTATGCACTTGGTCGTTTAGTGCAAATGAACTATCAAACAAGATTGGGTATGATGGCCGCGGGAGCATATGGGCTTCCTCAATTTAGAATGCGTTGTTTTCTGTGGGGTGCTCGTCCTGGTGAG AAGTTGCCCCAGTACCCATTGCCAACACATGATGTTGTTGTTAGAGGTGTCATTCCTATAGAATTTGAG ATGCACACCGTTGCCTATGATGAGGGCCATTCTTAtgaattgcaaaagaaattgcTACTGGAGGATGCAATCTCTGATCTTCCACCT GTTGGAACTCATCATGGAAGAGATGAAATGCCATATGAGAAAGGTCCCCAAACAGATTTTCAACGTTTCATTAGATCAAGTGCAAAAG AAATGATGGGGATCACAGACAACTCGGTGGATTCAGGTCGATTACTCTTTGATCATCGACCACTTGAGTTGAATTCAGACGACTATGAACGTGTTTGCCGTATACCAAAGAAAAAg GGTGCGAATTTTAGGGATTTGCCTGGTGTTCGTGTGCGTCCGGACAACAAAGTTGAATGGGACCCTGATGTTACCAGGGTTTATTTGGACTCCGGGAAGCCATTG GTCCCTGATTATGCAATGACATTTGTGAATGGTTCATCATCAAA GCCTTTCGCACGTGTGTGGTGGGATGAAACTGTGCCTACTGTAGTGACTAGAGCAGAACCCCACAACCAG GCGATATTGCATCCCGAGCAAGACAGAGTTTTTACAGTTCGTGAAAATGCAAGACTTCAGGGTTTTCCTGATTATTACAAACTTACTGGGCCCATTAAGGAGAG GTACATTCAAGTTGGAAATGCAGTTGCAGTTCCTGTAGCTAGAGCGTTGGGATGCGCATTGGCTCAAGCCTTCCAGAAAAGTGCTAATGAAGATCCGTTGTTTCGGTTGCCTGATTTATTTGTCAATAAATTCGAGCAACATTCTTCTGCATCTTCTGAAAATGATGCATAG